Proteins from one Triticum aestivum cultivar Chinese Spring chromosome 7A, IWGSC CS RefSeq v2.1, whole genome shotgun sequence genomic window:
- the LOC123152425 gene encoding cytochrome P450 93A3 produces MEMALAARDLFTPAGTSVPLLLLVTGLTAVLYVVTRRRTGGLRLPPSPFGLPILGHLHLLMPLPHQALHRLAERHGPLLYLRLGSVPCIAACSPDAAREVLKTHEAAFLDRPKPTAVHRLTYGGQDFSFSAYGPFWRFMKKACVHELLAGRTLDRLSHVRREEVVRLVVSMGQSAAKGKPVDVDAALMGLTGDIVSRMVMSRRWTGDDNDTEEMRSVVAETAVVTGTFNLQDYIGVFKNWDVQGLGKRIDAVHRKFDAMMEKILTARDAKRRQQRESANSEDGGEGEAKDILDILFDMHEDDAAEMPLSRDNIKAFMLDIFAAGTDTTAITVEWALSELINNPDVLRKAQEEMDAVVGKDRLADESDIPNLPYLQAVAKETLRLHPTGPLVVRQCPEQCKVSGYDVPADATVFVNVWAIGRDPSCWPEPLEFRPERFLEGGTNAGTDVRGQHFHMLPFGSGRRICPGASLAMLVVQAALAAMVQCFEWRPAGGASKVDMEEGPGLTLPRKHPLVCAVAPRLHPLPLP; encoded by the exons ATGGAGATGGCGCTGGCAGCACGAGACCTGTTCACTCCCGCCGGCACCAGCGTACCGCTCCTCCTGCTCGTCACCGGCCTCACCGCCGTCCTGTACGTCGTGACCCGGCGCAGGACCGGCGGGCTACGCCTCCCGCCTAGCCCATTCGGTCTGCCCATCCTcggccacctccacctcctcatgCCGCTGCCGCACCAGGCGCTGCACCGCCTGGCCGAGCGCCACGGCCCGCTCCTCTACCTCCGTCTCGGCTCCGTGCCCTGCATCGCTGCCTGCTCCCCGGACGCCGCCCGCGAGGTGCTCAAGACCCACGAGGCCGCGTTCCTGGACCGCCCCAAGCCGACGGCGGTGCACCGCCTCACCTACGGCGGCCAGGACTTCTCCTTCTCCGCGTACGGGCCCTTCTGGCGCTTCATGAAGAAGGCCTGCGTGCACGAGCTCCTCGCGGGCCGCACCCTCGACCGCCTCAGCCACGTCCGCCGCGAGGAGGTCGTGCGCCTCGTGGTCTCCATGGGGCAGAGCGCGGCCAAGGGCAAGCCCGTGGACGTGGACGCCGCGCTAATGGGCCTGACCGGCGATATCGTCTCGCGGATGGTGATGAGCCGGCGGTGGACCGGCGACGACAACGACACCGAGGAGATGCGGAGCGTGGTCGCGGAGACGGCCGTGGTCACGGGCACGTTCAACCTGCAGGACTACATCGGCGTGTTCAAGAACTGGGACGTGCAGGGCCTCGGCAAGCGCATCGACGCCGTGCACCGAAAATTCGATGCCATGATGGAGAAGATACTCACGGCAAGGGACGCCAAGCGGCGGCAGCAACGCGAGTCTGCCAACTccgaggacggcggcgagggggaggCGAAGGACATTCTTGACATACTGTTCGACATGCACGAAGACGACGCCGCCGAGATGCCGCTCTCCAGGGACAACATCAAGGCTTTCATGCTG GACATCTTCGCGGCGGGGACGGACACGACGGCCATCACGGTGGAGTGGGCGCTGTCGGAGCTGATCAACAACCCGGACGTTCTCcggaaggcgcaggaggagatggACGCGGTGGTCGGAAAGGACCGGCTCGCCGACGAGTCGGACATCCCAAACCTGCCGTACCTACAGGCCGTGGCCAAGGAGACACTGCGGCTTCACCCGACGGGCCCGCTGGTGGTGCGGCAGTGCCCGGAGCAGTGCAAGGTGAGCGGGTACGACGTGCCGGCGGACGCGACGGTGTTCGTGAACGTATGGGCCATCGGGCGCGACCCGTCGTGCTGGCCGGAGCCGCTGGAGTTCCGGCCGGAGAGGTTCTTGGAGGGGGGCACGAACGCCGGGACGGACGTGCGCGGGCAGCACTTCCACATGCTGCCGTTCGGGTCCGGGCGGCGGATCTGCCCCGGCGCGTCGCTGGCCATGCTGGTGGTGCAGGCGGCGCTGGCCGCCATGGTGCAGTGCTTCGAGTGGCGGCCCGCGGGCGGCGCTTCCAAGGTGGACATGGAGGAGGGGCCCGGGCTGACGCTGCCGCGGAAGCACCCGCTCGTCTGCGCCGTCGCGCCGCGGCTCCACCCGCTGCCGCTGCCCTGA